From Hymenobacter sediminicola:
AGCTGATTGATTGGTGGATTGGCGAGGATGGCTTCCCGATTCCGGAGCGGGCCGGCGTGCTGCGCTACTTCACCCGCGACGGGGAAACGATGGTCTGGGGCAATACGCCCGACGAGGTCATAGCGCAGGCCCCGCACCTGTTTCAGGGCGAACTGGCCAGCACGAGCCCCAAAAGCCTCACCTTCATTCCGGGCAGCATCTACGAAAACAAGAAGCTGCTGGCCGTTAACCCGGAGTATCTAGCTGGCCTGATGGCCCAGGATGAGGAAACGAAGGCGCAGCTGCTGGAAGGCAACTGGAAGGTGAAAGTAGACGGGCTGGCGCTGTACGAGCCGACCCGCCTGAATGACCTGTTTACCAACTACCCCGTCGTGGAAGCCCAGCCGCGGCGCTGCATCACAGTTGATGCCGCCGGCTTCGGCCAGGATAAGTGCGTAATCAAAGTCTGGCAGGGCTGGACGGTCGTTGCCATCACGGTCATCAGCAAAACCGGCTCGCGCGACATCGTCGATGCCGTTGAGCCGCTGCGTCAGCGCTATAATGTGGCCCAGTCGGATGTGCTCGTCGATCAGGACGGCGTAGGCGGTGGCGCCGTGGCACTGGGTGGCTACAGTGGCTTTAGTGGCGGCGCACCTCCCCTGCCCGATCCGGAGACGGGCACCAAGGAGTTTTACAAGAACCTAAAGACCCAGTGCTACTACCGTAGCGCGGCCCGTACCAACCGCGGCGAGGTGCGCATTGAGGTCACTACGGATAGCTGCCTGATTGATGGTCAGCGCACCACGAAGTTGAAGGTGGGCAGCCAGGTAGTAGACGTGCGCGACGTCATCAAGCAGGACCTGAAAGCCATCAAGCGCGCCAAGGCCGATGCAGAAGGCAAGAAGCAGATCAACACCAAGGAAGAGCAGAAGATCCTGCTGGGCCGCTCGCCGGACTTTGGTGACACGTTTATGATGCGTGAGTGGTTCGAGCTGCAACCAGTTGCTCGGAAAGGCTTTATGCGCCGGGTGAATTAACTTGTCTTACTTGTAAGTGTTGGTCGCCTACTGTATTACAATACTATTTACTGTCCAGCTACTCGGATCAGCTTGATCACCTCCGTTGAACTGTAATTCCACACTGTATTCTGACCGTATTGTGGCACCAAAGCCATTTTGTGAGTCCACATGGTCTCTCACTACGAATAAGCCATTGCCTTTATCAGTAGCCTCACCATTGAACATTTCAAAATCAGCAGTAGACGGGGACTTTAACTGTTCTTTCACTTTGTCTTGCGCAATAATAACGGCCATACTTGCTTCAGGCCCGACTGAAGCAGCGTCTGACTCAGTCGGGTCCGACTGTGCTGCGTTTGGATCTTTAGCGGTATACACACCGAGCAATAATGCGAAGACAACAACGCCTATTAGGAGTCTAACTAAATTCTTCATCAAGTAATGACAGATATGGTCTGGTCAACGTAACCGGAATTTTCTTTTCCTGCGAGTGATGTCGAGTTGCGGCCTATAACGAAGAAAGGAGTTATGCGCCGGGTGAACTAGCTACTGGTGCTGTGCATGCACGAACGAACTCTAAGCCGTATACAGAGCCAACGATTTTATATTGTTGAATTACGAAGTCTTCGGTATTGATCGTGTTTTTCCCTGGAAAGCTAGCATGGGCTATCTCAATGAGATTGTTTTCCAACATACCCATATAGTCTTTGCACGTATCCAAACGCAATAGATTCGCTATATCAAAAGCTAGTTCGGACATCGATAATCCACTTTCATTTTTCAGGAAGAGCATATCCTTCCTATAATACCCACTGGCTGGATTTGCTGAACTCTGAACACGTTGCTCGCTATGACCCTCGAAAATCAGATCAAGGATTTTAGCCTGTGAAGGCGTTAGTTGCCGCAGTGTGTCAACAAAGCTGGGGTGCGGTTCCTTGGATACATTGGAATTCGCTGCATTTGCCAGCAACGCCGCCCACTTGGTGCTAAGCACCGGGCTATCTTCCAAGCTGGCATTTTCCAGAAGCGGCACAAGCAACTTCAGACTCACCTGCTTCGCGTCTACCCCAGCATCCGCCAGCATTTGATGTGCTTCTTTGAAAAGCGCCAACTGCTTCTTCAGGCGAAACTTGCGCAGCCCTTCACTCAGCAATAGGCCTAGTTCCTCGGCAGCGGGCCCGACTACTTTATTTACAAATGGGACTACGACGCCGCCCCCAGCACCGAGAAGAATAGTTGAAGCAGTTATGGGATCTGACATTGCGAGTTAAGTTGGTTTATATCAGGCAAGCTACAAAATGATGACTCCGAAATAAGCATAGATGCCCCCCTGCTTGCAGTTTCGGAAATAATGTTTGTATTTTACAACCATTATTCACTTTAGCACCACCTTCTGGTCATGGCTGTTAACTGCACCCGCCCCACCGAGCTCACCGACATCAGCAAAGTGCTGTGCGCGGTTCACTTCGGTCAGATCGTTCGTCTGGCCTTCCGCCGCCGCTTAGGCGTCACTGCACCTGCCTTTGCCACGGAAGCGGCCATGAAGACCCAGGCCGCCTGGAATTCGGCTATCACGGCCGAAGGCAACGACAAGATTATCCTCTCGCCGCTGTTCGTCAACTTCGTGATTCCGCCTTCTGAGGCGCAATTCCTGGAAGAGAACACCAACGGCAGCATCAACGGCAAAGGCTACCTGGCCGGCTACAACGCCGTCAAGCCGACCGGCGAGTTCGTCGGTCTGCCCGGCGACGTCAAAGCCCAGCTGGAGCTGATTGAGGAAGAGGCCCGCGCCGAACTCGGTGAAGACCCGATGGAGCAGTGGGGCATCACGGCCGATAACCGCATCATCTCGGTGGGCGCGGCCGGCATCCCCTTCTCCAACTTCTACATCGGCTCCGTTGGCTCGGAAGGCTTTCGCGCCCTGAACAAGAATGCCTTCGGATTCTCGCTCGATGGCAAGTGGGACAAAGGCCTGACGGTAACGCAGGCCGAGTTCGACCTGGTCAACCTCTACCCGGCTCCCTAATGGCCGGCCGCAGCACCTCAGAGCAGCCGGAAGTTATCCGGCTGCGCTCTGAGTCGCTGGGCGAGGAAAGAGATTTCTCGCCCAGCCACGCGGCCCGCCTGCAGGCACTCGAAGCCAGCCAGGGTAAGCCCGACTGGCTGCCCATAGAGCCGCCTGCAGCACCCGTAGCCGCCGAACCTTCCACTGATTCCACGCCGCCTCCGGCAGATGATCCTAGGCCCCGAAAACGTACAGCAGCTACTCGAAAACCCCGCTAACGGCGAGGCGATCAGCGCGTGTCTGCGTCACGAGCAGCGGCTGCAGCTACATGCCGTGCCCCACATCGATACTAGCCGCCGGCCCGCCGGCTGGCTGTATCTGCGGGAATGGGCACGCAGCATGATGCCGCTGGATGAGGCTATCCGCTGGGAACAGTGCGTGCCCGCGCCGCTGCCCACTACGGACGTAGTAGAGGACATCTTCACCGGCCTGCAGCGCGTGTTCGAGGCGCAGGACGGCCTGATTCAGTGCGAGCTGGCCACGGCTGAACTGGAAACCGACTTCGAGCAGTACCGCACCGCCCAGCGCGAGGCGGCCTTCTGGCAGGGTCCCGCGTTCCAGGCCGTGGGCCGCCGGCCGCACTCGCTGCTGGTTATCGACATGGCCAGCGAGCAGCGCACGCCGCGCCCCGAACCCTACTCCCTGTTGATTGAGCTGGAGCAGGTCTGGGACGTGGCCCTGCGCGAAGACGGCAGCTGCGAGTACGTGATGTTCTCGCTGCCCGATGGCCGCGAAGGCGACGTGCGCATCGAGCGGGTCGCGGTGTACGATGATGCCGCCTACATGATCTGGCGCCGGCCGGAAGGCACCCAGCAGTGGAGCGAGGAACTCAACAACCCGCACATTCTGGGCTACTGTCCTGCCCGGTTGCTGTGGAACCGCCCACTGGACAAGGCCACCGACCTGCCCCGCCTCGCGCCCCTGACCGGGGTGCTGGCCGGCCTGGACCGGTACGTGTTCTGGGATGCCGCTATCGAGTATGCCCGCCTGCACGGCACCTTCCCCATCACCTGGGGCTTCGAGGAACAGTGCACCTTTCAGGGCGCAGAAGGTGAGCAGTGCCAGAGCGGCATCATTACCTACATCAAAAGCTACGAGACGCTGAGCAGCGGCGAGCAGCGGCCCAACTACAGCGAGAAGCCCTGCCCGGCCTGTGCCAAGCGGCCCAAGATCGGCCCCGGTACCTACGTGACCGTGCCGGCCCCTTCCAAGGACATGCCCGACACGCGGGACCCGATTGGCCGGGTGAACCCGGAAGTGCCCGTGCTGGAGCACTTCCGCGAGATTCAGCAGCAGCGCCGGCAGGATCTGCTGCGTGCCGTGCTGGGTGGTGGTGGCGAGCCGGAAAACGAGCAGGCCAAGAACCAGAAGCAGGTACAGTCCGGCTTTGAAATCAAGCAGGATGTGCTGGTCGAGTTCAAAAAGCCGCTCGAAGAGGCCCGCGCCTGGGAGCTGACCACCAAAGGCCGCCTGCGCTACGGTAGTCTCTACCGGGGCACCTTCGTCAGCTACGGCGAGCGGTTTTACCTCAAAACGCCGGAGCAACTGGCCAAAGAGGAAGAGGAAGCCCGCAAAGCCGGCCGGCCCGTCTACGAGCTCAGCCAGGCCCGCGACTTCCGCTACCAGACTCAGCACCGCAACAACCCCGTGATGCTGGACCGGATGCGGATTCTTTCCGACCTGGAGCCTTATCCGGAATACTCGGTCGAGCAGATTCTGAATCTGTTGGCTTCGTTCGCGGGCGGGACTAGTACCGCACTCGAATTATTCGATAACAGCCTGTTGCGGCTTAAAGTCGATTTCGGCCGCTACCTCACCCGTTTCGAATCGGAGCAGCTGGATGTGGTCCGCTTCGCTTCGCTTCAGCCTTACCACATCAAGATTGCCCTCATTACTCAAATCCTTTTGTCTTATGTCCCAGACAGCCCCCAAAACGGCGACGGCCAAAACCGCCCCGCCCCAGAAGCTCGACCTGAAAACGCTCCAGTCCCAGCAGCTTAGCGGCGAGGACATTGCCCAGGCCACTGGCAACGTGAACAGCGACTACAGCTTCCCGGCCCACGAAGCCGCCTATGTGCATGTGCGCCTCACCAAGAAGGTCAACGACCCGATCCTGAAGCAATACACCGAGGAAACTACCGATAAGAAGTTCGCCCCGGTGCAGTTCACCCGCATGGATAAGAGCGGCTATTTCAATACCCAGAGCTACGATAAGGTAGAGCTGCTGCACGACCCGCGCCGCGCCGCTACCCAACCCGCTGTCACCGGCAACAAGCCCTGGGAGCCATCAGAAGGCCTGCCCACCCTGCAGGATGCCCAGCTGCGCTACCAGGAGTTGTACGGCCACAAAGCCCCGGCCGTGTCGTACGGGGCGCTGATTGAACTGATTCAGGCCAAGCTGGAAGAGTCAGAAGGTGATGAGGACGAGGAGGACGACAACTTCCCTGCCCGCAAGACGATCCGCAGCATGGTAGAAGCTAAGGCTCGCTATGAACAGGCGTTTATGGTAGATGCGCCGACCGATAAGAGCTTCGCTGAACTCAAAGCCTTGGTAGAAGCTGAGGAAGATCGTTTGGATAAGCTGGATTTATTGGGAATGGACGCTGAATAAGCATCCTGGGCCGGTTCCACGCGGGTGGGACCTTTCGGAGCCGGCCCTTCCTTCCCGCCCCGCCCGCACACTGCCATTTTTCACGCCATTACTCCCACTCGCATGGCTTATCCAGTAGAATTTCCCGAGCAAAACGCCGTCCTGCAAAAGCCGGCCAATATGACCGAAGAAGAGTGCCGGTCGTTGCCCATTCTTCGCAAGGACGGCCAGTGCATCAGTGTCTGGAAGCTGACGCCGGAAGAGATGGTCAGCGTCAATCTGACGCAGTCGGTGGTGGTAGGCGTGCTTTCGGGCCACACCCAGCCGCCGATCTGGATTGAGGCGGCCGCCCCGGCAGAAGCTGGTGAGCTACCGGAAGAAACGCAGCTCCAGATGAATCTGGTAGAGGAACTGGGCACGCTGGGCGTGCGCGTGTTCCTGTTCTCGGATCAGCTGGATGAGATTGAGAAGAAGCGCGGCGAGAAGCTGCTGGAATACCTGAAGGCTGCATTGCACACCTACAAGGAGGCAACACACAAGTAATCATTTCCCACCCATCACCACTTCTACGAGACTGAAGTATGGCCATCACCGACAACACCTTTACCCCCGAAGAGCTGACCGCCGCCGTTACCGCCAACCCCGCCCTGCGCGAGCATCTGGTAGGTGCGGTTAAATCGGCCAGCTATGTCGTGCGCACCGCCGACGAGGAAACCCAGTTTATCGGCACCAAAACCAAGGAAATCTACGACGGTCTGGACCGGGATATTTTCGACACCACCGGCATCCAGCGCAATCCGACGGAGAAGACCTACGAGTACAACAAACGGGTGCTCGGCAGTCTGAAAGAGGCGGCGACGCCATTGCAGCAGAAGATTGCCGACCTGGAACAAAAGATTGCCGACGGCACCGGCGACGCTACACTGAAGGCCCAGCTGGAGGTGCTGCAAGGCAAGGAAGCCAAGTACCAGGAGCAGCTTACTGAAAAGGACACCGCCCTGTTTCAGAAAGATGTGAAGCTCGACATCCGCGACGGCGTGCGCGGTATCAAGTTCGATCCGACGGTAAAAGAATCGGTGGTAAAGGTGCTGGTAGACAACGCCACTACGGCCATCATCAACATGGCCAAGCAGCAGCAGAACGCCGACGGCACTACCACGGTGGTGTACATCCGCGACGGGAAAACGGTGCTCAACGATAAGGACCAGCCCGCCGATGCCGCCTACATCCTGGCCGACATGCTGAAGGACGTGGTAGACACCGGCCACCAGGGCGCCGGCGGCGGGGCTAACCCTAACGGCAACCCCGGCCCCGCCCCCCGCCCCGGCACCATTCCTACGTCTATTCCGGGCACGGTCAAAACCCAGAGTCAGCTCATCGTTCATCTTAAGGAGCTGGGCCTGAAAGACGGCTCAAAAGAGTTTGATGATGCCTTCGACAAGTTCAGCACGGGTCTACCCCTGCGCTAATCCGCTTGCCCGGGGCCGGCCGATACGGGACGCCGGCCGGCCCCGATAGTGACGCTTACCGCTTACGCTTTCTGCTATCTGGTTACGGGACGACCTGGCAGGCCCTGTTTTCATTTTCACCTTATTTTCTGCCTTACGATGTCCATCGTTCAAACCCTCAAACAGGCCACCCGTACCCAGTACCGCCGTCAGCCCGGCGGTCTGGATTCGCTGGAACTGCGCGGCTCCAACTACGGCGCCCTGAACCTCTACAAGAAGCAGACCGCTTCGCCCACCGGCATTGTCGATAATGCGCTGAAAACCGCGCTGGAGCAAAGCTTCGGCAATACGGTGCAGGTGCCAGTCATCGACTGGATCAACCCCACCATCGGCAATGTGCGCACCTGCAACGTGCAGGTCGGCGGCCTGACCACGAAACTCGTGGAGTTCACGGCCGTCACGATGACCTTCGGTTTTCCGATGATCCGCTCGCAGTTCAAAAACAACAGCATCAGCGAAGCGGATTATTTCTTCCGCATGTTCGAAGCGCGTCGTCTGGCTGCGCTGGAACTGCTCGATACCTGGGCTGTTGACCACCTCGACGACAACAAGAACCAGTATTTCCCCACGGAGATTCTGCAGTATTACCCCGAGGCCAACGACGCGCTGCAGGTGCCCGGCGACAAGGAAGAGCGCATTGAGTTCTACAACCAGATCCGCTCCATCCTGAGCACGATGGACCTGACCGGCAACCCCGACGTGGTAACGAACCCGATGGCCATGGGCGACATCCGCACCGTGCTGGGTGCGGGCACTACTGACGCTGGCGACCTGTCCTACGTGCTGGCCAGCGTGGGCAGCTTCTTCGAGTCGAACCGGGTAGTAGCCGGCCCTGGCAACCGGGCCGCCATGTACCTGGTGGGCAACAACGCCGTGGGTATCGTAACCCGCATCGACCCTGACTGCGAAACGGGTGTGCAGCACGGCGGCAGCGAAAACCCCGTGCGCGAGTGGACTAAGCAGGACGTGCCCGGCATCGGCACCATGGGCCTGTACTACCGTGCGGATTGCTCGGATCAGTCGGCACTGCTGGCCGCCCAGAATCTGCAGGGCCTCACCCGCACGTCGGTAGAGTCTTTTGAGTGGAGCATTGACGTGTTCTTCATCAAAGCCTACAATTCTGACGTGGCCGGCCGCTTCTTTCCCATCATCAAGGTGGAACAGAAGACGGCTGCCTAGTCTGACTGATTTTTCAAGAAAACGCCCGTCCCGGTCGGGATGGGCGTTTTTTATTTCCCTCCCTCCCATGTTCAACACCCTCACCCTCGCCGCGCTGCTGGCCACTACCATCGGCTACCGCCCGGCCTATGCCGGTGCCCCCGATGAGCCGGCCAATCTGCCTGACGCGCTCAAAGCAGCAGAAGGCACCTTGGCTGTACAGGACGTGCACCCACTGCTGACACTGCGCAACATCCGCATGTCGGCCCCTCAAATGGCCGAAGCGGACTTCATCAAGTATCTGGCCACGGTGCGCATCACGGCCGCTACGAAGGTGCTGGAAGACTTCACCCAGCGCAAGCAACTGGCCGGCTCCG
This genomic window contains:
- a CDS encoding terminase large subunit domain-containing protein, with protein sequence MASIAEAKIITPQPGFQMAALSTPADIAIIGGGAGGGKTYALLMEATRHRFNPGFGAVIFRRTYAQITNEGGLWDTSKDLYPLVGAKQGDMEWKFPSNARVSFAHMQHEKNMFDWQGTQIPLVVFDELTHFTKKQFWYMLTRNRSMCGVRPYVRASCNPDPDSWVAELIDWWIGEDGFPIPERAGVLRYFTRDGETMVWGNTPDEVIAQAPHLFQGELASTSPKSLTFIPGSIYENKKLLAVNPEYLAGLMAQDEETKAQLLEGNWKVKVDGLALYEPTRLNDLFTNYPVVEAQPRRCITVDAAGFGQDKCVIKVWQGWTVVAITVISKTGSRDIVDAVEPLRQRYNVAQSDVLVDQDGVGGGAVALGGYSGFSGGAPPLPDPETGTKEFYKNLKTQCYYRSAARTNRGEVRIEVTTDSCLIDGQRTTKLKVGSQVVDVRDVIKQDLKAIKRAKADAEGKKQINTKEEQKILLGRSPDFGDTFMMREWFELQPVARKGFMRRVN
- a CDS encoding Abi-alpha family protein; this translates as MSDPITASTILLGAGGGVVVPFVNKVVGPAAEELGLLLSEGLRKFRLKKQLALFKEAHQMLADAGVDAKQVSLKLLVPLLENASLEDSPVLSTKWAALLANAANSNVSKEPHPSFVDTLRQLTPSQAKILDLIFEGHSEQRVQSSANPASGYYRKDMLFLKNESGLSMSELAFDIANLLRLDTCKDYMGMLENNLIEIAHASFPGKNTINTEDFVIQQYKIVGSVYGLEFVRACTAPVASSPGA